The DNA window attccaGTATTTTGCAATACTCGTTTTTaacgataaatactcatccagTGAGAATAAAGTAtcagaataaaattaattgaaagatATTGACACGGGTCAGGAAAACGTACGTAACAGACTGTCGGGTTTTTGTATCATTGCTGACTTTCGTCTTGTCTCACATGGATGTTTTATCATACCACTTGTACACTTCGCGtattcatatttatttatagatctgtaataaaaatattttatatgttttattatCATATTTACTACAAATgacaattaaaatacttctcgtATTACTTACTTTCGATTTCCGATCCTGCAGAGATAAGTTTAGTGTGCGGCAGTGCAGTTGTGCTTGGTTGTTGATTATTTAGTTGTCCCGTGGTCGCTGGTGCAGCAAAACCTGGAGGTGGTTGCATTGCCCAATGTTGAGTTGGTGCGTTCTGTTGTTCCTTATAAAATAAGAAACATTCGTTATGTAAACATGTACACcggttatttaaataaaatatgttgtaATGTGTGTTTTCAATAATTCGttctttaaattataatttcacaATGTTTTGAATTCGttttacttttttataaatcaagAAACATAACTACggtaaaataaaaagagaaaaatattgCCAAGATAcagttatataaaaaatatactgAAAAATATACTGGATTGTAAAacggatttaaaaatatcataaacgtgTTTAATACCTGTTGCGCATTATGTGAAACAGTGTGTGTAGGATGAACATGTGGAAATTGCCATGTACTAGTAGTTTGGAATGGAAGAGGCCTAGAAGAACTAACAATAGCTGGATCAATCGAAGTCCAGTCTGCAATAGGTCCAAAATTGTTCCATCCGCCTTTTTGATGTAATGCTTGATGATgaaattgttgttgttgttgttgattATTAATATCACACCAATCTTTAAGCGTATACACTGCATCTCCTGCGCATTTACTAATACCTGTTTTAAATATCCAATCAAATATTAAACATTAAtcatacaaaaatataaaaatattcaattactaatagttattattaaaggGTACCTTGTGAATTCAGAAGGGGGTTTCCATTTGGAAGATAGGCATTTTGTTGAGATGGTTGTGCTCCTGTAAACAGCACACTAGACGAATGActcatgtataatattatattgaTTTTTTGCAAAGTCACAAGAATTCACTTTTATACTTGGATAACACTATTGCTCACCACAAATACATATTTACTGACACTAACTTACTATTTCCAATTTAtacaaacaaataaaaaatatatctttactttttcaaaaattacgaaagatttatttatattttgaataGATAGCTCGAGTAAACATAAAATACGTTTACAATCACCACAAACTATTGACGAAATTACGAAAATACTAACCCGAAAGAGCATTGTTCGTGGGAGCTGGTCGCGGTATACCAAGACCAAAAGAATTCATGTGATTTGGTGTAGAACCAGGGAAACCTGGTGGTGGAAGGCGACTACGTTGTCCCAAACTGGCAGCAGCCACAGTACTCTGAGCAGGACTTTGCGTACCACTTTGTAACAAATTTTGTGGAAGACGAGACAGCAGGAATGCGACTGTTGAAGAACTTGTAGATTCTGCAGATGTTGAGCCTGTTGTTGTAAATGTGCTATATGGGTAACCTAAGTAAGAAAAATACAAtagtatgaaataaaaataaaataatagaacaTTTAGCGTTTCTTTTAAAAAACGATTACTagcaaattattaaattttttaaataattctcaaaaaaaagaaaaaataaacaagaaaaagaagaaatatgaGAATTACCTGTGGAAAATGTTGTTGAccaatatttgcaatattttgttgatGCTGTACCCTATTTTGTTCTTCTCGTTctctttgttgttgttgttgttgctgaaACAACCTTTGTTGTTGAATTTGCATTTCGTTTTCCATAAGTTCAGCTAGAGCTTTCTGTGTTTCATGAAAAGGATCAAACCTAAATCATCATCAGCCTTTAAATCTGAACCAGATTCTTTGTGATTCCGTACTTCCTCCAAAGTTGCATGACCATTTTGTTTTATGTATTCACAATTTTCTTGATTTGTTGGGCCTTAGGAAATAATagttatttttgttattaatatatttcaatttcaatcccatttatattctatcaattatattgttatgttattttAGTCAAATATCtgattattttatacaattttttaagtattatatgaaaagtaattataaaaatttgatatattaataaattaataattttcataaacTACTTACCTGTAGAGCAAGCCTTTGTTGTAATGAATTTTGTTGAAAATCTGCCATAAATTTAGATGCAGGAGAATTAACAAGCAAGCTTGATGTGAAAGTACCAGAAGGTTCTGACAGAGTAGTGTATTGTAGATTAGTGTAAACTTCTTCATCTACAAAACCTTCAGAATTAAATGTTACTCCTGGTGAACTAGAAGGACTGGATTTTTGTACAACATGATTTGTTTGTGAAGTTTCAGGTTGAAAACCAAAAGCTGCTTGCCAATCTTCACTGGATTGAACCATTGGCAATGAATCAGGAATAGAAGCTAAGCCTGTGGTTGTCCAATTCAGGTTTGGATTTGCTGTATATCCaaaaaaaataattgtaatgttttttttacgtttgattttatataaaatatatgagaaTATAAAAAGGGAATCAGACAAATATAAGAATTTAATCAATTTCCCAAAAATCAATTTATGAAAACCACAATACTAAAGATTATATGTACATGCCTGTTAAAGTAGTAGGTGGCACTGAGGTGGTAGTAGAGATTTTCTGGAAAGTATTTGAACTGAAGAAACTATTATTGTCCGTCTGAAAGATCGATCGGTGATTGAATTGTATTTGAGATCCATTATGTAGTCCTGGTGGTGGCTGTTGATTGGCACCTTGTGATGAATTTGTGCTAGCTGGAGAGGAACCTAAAGATGATACGCACAAATCTCTACACTACGAGACGCGATCAAATCATTTTGGTAGTGTTCAAATGCCAGAATAAACAGCTTCTAATACTATTCCTCTCTGCCACCATtaatgaatctcaaagaatgtataTATCTGTGTCTGGAAAATATCCTTATATTTAAACatggaataaaaaattataaaaaaaacaaatcttacatgtatatatatacatatttatttatataaaaaaaatatatttctgcgTAATATTTCATTGTATGTAAGCGAGTGAACAATTTTCCAGACACTTAACATAAGTGTTCAAATGATGTAACTTGCAAGAAGGATAAAGTCAAGTGTGTACAAAAACACAAAAAAcagttactattttttttcaaagaattctctttatTTTGGCATATATCTATAACTATTTAAGTTCTATTCTACAGTTATGAGACAGCCATCAGACTTGCATGTCATTAATATACTATACATTGCTCAGAAGTTATTGTATCATATGTTTAAGGTACAACATACAATGTTATAAGTGATAGGCACACATTTAGAATGATTTGTGATTTATTACAAATACTCTGTATGACATGTTGTAATATTAAGTTAAATGAATTAAATATTGTAACTCCTATGTATAATCTCTTATGAACTTATCATAAGCCAAGAGTATAAATTTCCTTCTATTTCTTTTGCAAatatatatttgtggaactttatTAAGTTATAGAAACATttccaaaaaataaatatataaaaaattcgtACACttcaatataacaaaataaaaaaattttataatcaaGTACTGTTTAAAATGATTAGAAAAGAAACAAGTTTAGATTGTAAATCTTTaaacttaaataataaaaatttgcaactataataaatgtttcataaatttcattataaactctaatatacatttttaataatagcaatataatagaaaatttttttcaatctgttattttttctcttatttacatattatttaacgaatattttatattaagttTAGCtgttttgtatatttattttagAAGCAGAAAATCAATACATATAGAAATGATCACGAATATAAGGAACTCACCCAAAATAGCAGCACCACTGTTCTCCTCACTTGATTCTGCTAAA is part of the Lasioglossum baleicum unplaced genomic scaffold, iyLasBale1 scaffold0933, whole genome shotgun sequence genome and encodes:
- the LOC143220402 gene encoding LOW QUALITY PROTEIN: uncharacterized protein LOC143220402 (The sequence of the model RefSeq protein was modified relative to this genomic sequence to represent the inferred CDS: inserted 6 bases in 6 codons; deleted 2 bases in 1 codon) encodes the protein MSVLNQSGEDAVECPLCMEPLEVDDLNFFPCTCGYQICRFCWHRIRTDENGLCPACRKAYSENPADFKPLSMEEIARLKAEKRLKDQQRKQRVTENRKHLANVRVVQKNLVFVVGLPLRLADADVLKRHEYFWKIWKNSQSYQSTSYAGSQGPNASAYVTYQRQEDALRAIEAVNNVVMDGXTIKTSLGTTKYCSHFMRNQPCPKPDCMYLHDLXDQEASFTKEEMHQGKHQEYERKLVQSLHASYASAQRKPTPSPSVTXSIVRENGTSNSQAKEAWPSLQIGQTNSSQTNCKELSPPSQTTSQQNNMTNGSGTTNQQSHVSSGGSTQQQNNNNKGENMNIRREKSNSESKAQAARNKHKNCQNKEKHSTRTTSRSESSSIGTQNXVQSQINGQKDIRNFSSESNSDVLQKLGNKCKSEQQSQPQQQQPQQPPPQQQQQQNNKGSKLVQQQQQQQQQQQQQQQQQQQQSSHELKVNGIVQNGERRHSDSETDQQREGSTPASTISSTEDSNVNHQVEHLAESSEENSGAAILGSSPASTNSSQGANQQPPPGLHNGSQIQFNHRSIFQTDNNSFFSSNTFQKISTTTSVPPTTLTANPNLNWTTTGLASIPDSLPMVQSSEDWQAAFGFQPETSQTNHVVQKSSPSSSPGVTFNSEGFVDEEVYTNLQYTTLSEPSGTFTSSLLVNSPASKFMADFQQNSLQQRLALQVSSPTNQENCEYIKQNGHATLEEVRNHKESGSDLKADDDLXFDPFHETQKALAELMENEMQIQQQRLFQQQQQQQREREEQNRVQHQQNIANIGQQHFPQVTHIAHLQQQAQHLQNLQVLQQSHXLLSRLPQNLLQSGTQSPAQSTVAAASLGQRSRLPPPGFPGSTPNHMNSFGLGIPRPAPTNNALSGAQPSQQNAYLPNGNPLLNSQGISKCAGDAVYTLKDWCDINNQQQQQQFHHQALHQKGGWNNFGPIADWTSIDPAIVSSSRPLPFQTTSTWQFPHVHPTHTVSHNAQQEQQNAPTQHWAMQPPPGFAAPATTGQLNNQQPSTTALPHTKLISAGSEIENL